The Deinococcus ruber region CCCTCGTAGCGCCCACACAGCAGAGCCAGATGGTTTTTCTCCGACAGCTCTTCGGCTACCTTCTGCGTGAAGGGCTGTCCGGCAGGCGTCAGCAAAATCACCTCGTCGGGGGGGGTACTGGGCGGCTGATGAAGTGCCTGGAGCGCCGCTTCCACCACGTCTACCCGGATGACCATTCCCGCGCCGCCCCCATACGGCGCGTCATCGACCTTGCGCCAGCGGTTGCCCGCGTACTCGCGCAGGTCAATCAGGTCGAAGGCGAGCAGCCCCTTGACCGCCGCCTTGCCCAGCAGCGCCTCGCTGGTGAAGGGGCGCAGCAACTCGGGAAACAGCGTCAGCAGGCTGAAGTGCAGGCTCATCGTTCGGCCTCGTCGTCTGGAAGGGCAGGGTCGTCCAGATGCACTTCCGAGGACGGCGGCACCGTCTCGGCCTCTCCAGAGATCAGGCCATCGGGCGCACCGTCCAGCACGATGGCTGCGCCGCGTTTTACCTGCACATACGGTGCCTGGAGGGGAATGAGCGCCTCGCCGCCCGCGTGCCGCACCACCAGCAGATCCTGAAAGCCCATGTCCTGCACGTCGATCACGTCGCCCAGCGGTGTGCCTGCCGAGTCGCGCACCGGCAGACCGCGCAGTTCGTGGTAATAGTACTGACCGTCATCCAGACGTGGGAGTTCGCGGTCGTGGGCGTACACCTGCTTTCCGCGCAGTTCCAGCGCTGCCTCTCGGGTGTCGATGCCCGACAGGTGCAGTGCCAGACCCAGCCCCACAGGCTGCACCGAGGTCACCCGCCGCCAGCCCAGATCTTCGATGTACAGGCGTTTCAGTGCCAGCATCTGCGAAGGCTCACCAATCACGAACAGTTTTATGGCTCCCCGCAGTCCATGAGGAGCCATCAGATGTCCCATACGGGTCAGGTCGGGCGGCAGCACGTTCAATGGTCAGCGCTCCTTGCGGGGTGCGTCCAGATCGACATTCAGTCGCTCGGATGGATCACAGGCCGCCCGGATCAGCGTTCTGATGGCCTGGATAACCCGTCCCTGCCGCCCGATCAGGCGACCTTCTTCCCCGGGGGCCACGCGCACCAGCACGTTCGGGCCGCGCCTGGACACGCGTACCTGGGTCGGCTGCTCCACGATGCTCTGGGCCAGATACAGGCTGAGTTCGGCGGGATCGGGGGTCATGGGCGGCATGATAGCGCGTGGAACGCCGGGAACGACGATACACCGATCCAGTTTCTGCACAGTGCAGAGCGACTTGACCACCCACCTGCTCTGCCCCTAGCTGACCATTTCCAGCGCCGAGGCCTGGTTGCTCAGAAACTTATTTGCTCAGCTGGCCGATGATGGCGAACATTGGCAGGAACATACCTGCCACGATCAGACCCACGATGACGCCCAGAAACACGATCATGATCGGTTCGATGGCAGCGGTCAGACCGGTCACGGCTTCATCGACTTCTCGCTCATAGAAGTCGGCGACCTTACCGAGCATGTTGTCGAGTGCGCCTGTCTCCTCTCCGATGGAAACCATCGAGACCACCATCGGCGGAAACAGCTTGTTGCTCGCCATCGAGCCACTCATCTGATCGCCGACCATCACGACGTTGCGGGCGTTTTCGAGCGCTTCTTCGACCACGGCGTTATTGGCCGTTCCCTTGGTAATTTCCAGGCTCTCGATAATATTGACGCCGCTGGAGAGCAGCAGGCCGAAGGTGCGGGCAAACGACGCGATGGCGCTGCGGCGCAGCAGAGTTCCCAGGACTGGCACGCGAAGTTTGAAGGCGTCAATCTGATACCGGCCCTTCGTGGTGGCGTAATACCGGCGGTACAGGAGGACCAAGACGACGATAATGGCGACAAGAACCAGGGTTCTGTGCTGAAGGAAATCGGACACAGCGATCAGGCCCTGGGTCAGTGCAGGAAGTGGCGCGCCCAGCCCTGTCAGAATGCTGCCGAACTGAGGAACGATGGTGGTGAGCAGGAAGTACGTCACGCCCACGGCAAAGACCAGCACGATCACTGGATACGTCAGTGCGCCGCGAATCTTGCCGTACAGCGCCAGCTCCTTTTCCTGAAAATCGCTGATGCGCTCCATGATCGAGTCGAGCGTCCCGGAGGTTTCGCC contains the following coding sequences:
- the rimM gene encoding ribosome maturation factor RimM (Essential for efficient processing of 16S rRNA), whose amino-acid sequence is MLPPDLTRMGHLMAPHGLRGAIKLFVIGEPSQMLALKRLYIEDLGWRRVTSVQPVGLGLALHLSGIDTREAALELRGKQVYAHDRELPRLDDGQYYYHELRGLPVRDSAGTPLGDVIDVQDMGFQDLLVVRHAGGEALIPLQAPYVQVKRGAAIVLDGAPDGLISGEAETVPPSSEVHLDDPALPDDEAER
- a CDS encoding KH domain-containing protein; translated protein: MTPDPAELSLYLAQSIVEQPTQVRVSRRGPNVLVRVAPGEEGRLIGRQGRVIQAIRTLIRAACDPSERLNVDLDAPRKER
- a CDS encoding type II secretion system F family protein, whose amino-acid sequence is MAVFEYRARDRGGKILSAQLEADSLAQVRDNLRSKGLMIMEIKAAKSGLNADVKIPFLSDRPPGLKQVALFSKQMATLINAGVPLVQSLAIMQRQIENRAFQNILKAVRADVESGTPFSEAIAKHRKVFNRLYINLIRAGETSGTLDSIMERISDFQEKELALYGKIRGALTYPVIVLVFAVGVTYFLLTTIVPQFGSILTGLGAPLPALTQGLIAVSDFLQHRTLVLVAIIVVLVLLYRRYYATTKGRYQIDAFKLRVPVLGTLLRRSAIASFARTFGLLLSSGVNIIESLEITKGTANNAVVEEALENARNVVMVGDQMSGSMASNKLFPPMVVSMVSIGEETGALDNMLGKVADFYEREVDEAVTGLTAAIEPIMIVFLGVIVGLIVAGMFLPMFAIIGQLSK